The Metabacillus schmidteae genome has a segment encoding these proteins:
- a CDS encoding site-specific integrase has translation MSAITDEELSPTSGEMYVSTLSHVQSKKYFNQLVRDGYVIEGTFDGELWTMKHEKLKGNTLSFDFTVFRKYHKEEFVLIIKSWILNLRETGEYTIPYIKSLFHTISTSYSKTDGFSVKMVSSFCKELKNSDDSDATKASRINALLNFFSYSDLQSGETYTPKLIELRNKLKVGFQIRMLPKSKNVLLFEDYLNKFFEDINQKINEAGLTDELLKLKILFFPILIWWKLTTKIPIRPSEFCDIVRECLPDPVEEDGEIKYHINLPREKLNNSRIQILDKILIDKELRDLINEYIEMTNEYGNTETLISYRSLIFADNNNRDEKKDPDYFSNHILGRLIKKFYNEVLLKIYQIDFPKDQKITPYHSRHIAFVNLMLQGISPIEIARLGGHQTVQAQYHYSYHHEYWVDSQVHQLMKKYKYLKNNNKEFEGFISMVIKDKAYPKKPYKVKLKLREIGFCTDELQRCQSSECMLCDHWGCSPEEFLEKQELIKRKLGKRRKNIDELIDMIQKLQRTVLSDELYRNSVDSFSEINTKINELNSQVDQFAKIGSYFNDEMFEESEE, from the coding sequence TTGAGTGCAATAACTGATGAAGAATTATCACCAACATCTGGTGAAATGTATGTCTCCACCCTAAGCCATGTACAATCTAAAAAGTACTTTAATCAATTAGTGCGAGATGGCTATGTTATTGAAGGTACATTTGATGGCGAGCTATGGACAATGAAACATGAAAAATTAAAGGGTAATACACTTTCCTTTGATTTTACTGTTTTTCGTAAGTATCACAAAGAAGAATTCGTATTAATCATTAAAAGTTGGATCTTAAATTTAAGGGAAACTGGTGAATACACTATCCCTTATATTAAGTCACTGTTCCATACTATAAGCACTTCCTATAGTAAAACAGATGGTTTTTCAGTTAAAATGGTTAGTTCTTTTTGTAAGGAATTAAAAAATAGTGACGATTCAGATGCTACTAAGGCTTCTAGAATTAACGCACTGTTAAATTTCTTTTCTTATTCCGATCTACAATCTGGTGAGACTTATACACCTAAATTGATTGAATTACGCAACAAGCTAAAAGTTGGGTTCCAGATAAGGATGTTACCAAAATCAAAAAACGTTTTGCTTTTTGAAGATTATCTTAACAAGTTTTTTGAAGATATTAACCAGAAAATCAATGAAGCTGGTTTAACAGATGAACTATTAAAGTTAAAAATTCTATTTTTTCCAATATTGATTTGGTGGAAATTAACGACGAAAATACCTATTAGACCTTCTGAATTTTGCGACATTGTTAGAGAATGTTTACCCGATCCTGTAGAAGAAGATGGAGAAATTAAATACCATATTAACCTTCCTCGCGAAAAGCTAAACAATAGCAGGATTCAAATCTTAGACAAAATATTGATTGATAAGGAACTGCGAGACCTAATTAATGAGTATATTGAGATGACAAATGAATATGGAAATACAGAAACTCTTATATCCTATCGCTCTTTAATATTTGCAGATAATAACAATCGAGATGAAAAGAAAGACCCTGATTATTTTTCTAACCATATATTAGGTAGACTTATTAAAAAGTTTTATAATGAGGTTTTATTGAAGATTTATCAAATTGATTTTCCAAAAGATCAAAAGATAACTCCCTATCATTCTAGACATATTGCATTTGTTAATTTAATGTTGCAAGGTATCTCCCCTATTGAGATAGCAAGATTAGGTGGACATCAAACAGTTCAAGCACAATACCATTATTCCTACCATCATGAGTATTGGGTTGATTCACAAGTTCATCAACTTATGAAAAAGTATAAGTATCTAAAAAACAATAATAAAGAATTCGAAGGATTCATATCGATGGTAATTAAAGATAAAGCGTATCCTAAGAAGCCCTATAAAGTTAAATTAAAGTTAAGAGAAATTGGCTTTTGCACTGATGAATTACAACGATGTCAATCCTCCGAATGTATGCTATGTGATCATTGGGGTTGTTCACCTGAAGAGTTCTTAGAAAAACAGGAGTTAATAAAAAGGAAGTTAGGTAAAAGAAGAAAGAATATCGATGAATTGATAGATATGATTCAAAAACTACAACGAACTGTTCTTTCTGATGAATTATATCGAAATAGCGTGGATTCCTTTAGTGAAATTAACACTAAAATTAATGAACTGAATTCTCAAGTTGATCAGTTTGCAAAGATTGGCTCATATTTTAATGATGAGATGTTTGAAGAAAGTGAAGAGTAA
- a CDS encoding M20 metallopeptidase family protein: protein MELKNLNLTKKLRHELHQHPELSNLEIWTKSHLIQFLKTNTSLEVVDKGQWFYAIYRSVEREGNIAFRADFDALPIDETIDIPHASKNTGVSHKCGHDGHAACLAGFALEVDQKGADKDIYFLFQHAEETGDGAIQCVSFIKENNIEEIYAFHNMSGMPFNSVHVIDGTAHCASKGMIIHLEGTPAHASQPEDGVNPSFAFAKIIDYIQEISSSKKYRGMVLCTVVHVNIGEKAFGVAASKGELMLTIRAFYEEELNQLQHLLENVTYNLASQYGLKANISYQDRFPETVNHTESSNKIRIVCHRKGIQLVEMKEAFRASEDFGHYLKETKGAICYIGNGEDYPHIHTVQYDFNDRIIETAVELFKGLANM, encoded by the coding sequence GTGGAATTAAAAAATCTTAACTTAACAAAAAAATTGCGTCATGAACTTCATCAACATCCTGAGCTTTCAAATCTTGAAATTTGGACAAAGAGTCATTTAATCCAATTTTTAAAAACAAATACTTCTCTGGAGGTTGTTGACAAAGGGCAATGGTTCTACGCAATTTATAGGTCTGTAGAAAGAGAGGGAAATATTGCATTTCGTGCAGATTTTGATGCCTTGCCGATCGATGAAACGATAGATATTCCACATGCTTCTAAAAATACAGGTGTCTCGCATAAATGTGGACATGACGGTCATGCTGCATGCCTGGCCGGCTTTGCTCTTGAGGTTGACCAGAAAGGGGCTGATAAAGATATCTACTTTCTTTTTCAGCATGCAGAGGAAACCGGGGATGGAGCCATTCAATGTGTTTCATTTATAAAAGAAAATAACATAGAAGAAATTTATGCCTTTCACAATATGAGCGGAATGCCATTCAATTCGGTACATGTTATAGACGGAACAGCACATTGTGCATCAAAAGGAATGATCATACATTTGGAAGGTACACCTGCACATGCAAGCCAGCCTGAAGATGGAGTGAATCCGTCTTTTGCCTTTGCAAAAATTATTGATTATATTCAAGAAATCTCTTCTTCAAAAAAATATCGAGGAATGGTATTATGCACGGTCGTTCACGTGAACATCGGGGAAAAAGCATTTGGCGTTGCAGCAAGCAAAGGAGAATTAATGCTCACAATTCGAGCTTTTTATGAAGAAGAATTAAATCAACTTCAGCATCTTCTGGAGAATGTCACTTACAACTTAGCAAGTCAATATGGTCTAAAAGCAAACATTTCATATCAAGATAGATTTCCAGAAACAGTGAATCACACTGAAAGTTCTAACAAGATTCGAATAGTTTGTCATAGAAAAGGAATACAATTAGTAGAAATGAAGGAAGCATTTCGTGCATCAGAAGATTTCGGTCATTATTTAAAGGAAACAAAGGGTGCAATCTGTTATATTGGCAATGGCGAAGACTATCCACATATTCATACTGTTCAATATGATTTCAATGATCGTATTATCGAAACAGCTGTAGAGCTCTTTAAAGGTCTAGCTAATATGTAA
- a CDS encoding putative periplasmic lipoprotein, with protein MKKIAALLLTIMLLTACSETSTNDYTFSGESKYWEAEYLYKGTEKWGEKDEKKTYSNEDSYKFVLKYKGSLEELSSLQKLEYSYETINSSGKSTEKFTEPPSTLTFSSSGSSEGGAKVSEDEVIIVNVKWEDFEESFELHNNSK; from the coding sequence ATGAAGAAAATAGCTGCTTTATTACTTACAATAATGCTATTAACAGCTTGTTCAGAAACTAGCACCAATGACTATACATTTAGTGGAGAAAGTAAATATTGGGAAGCTGAATACCTCTATAAAGGAACAGAAAAATGGGGAGAAAAAGACGAAAAAAAAACTTATTCTAACGAAGATAGCTATAAGTTCGTATTAAAATATAAAGGTTCTTTAGAAGAGTTGTCTTCATTACAAAAACTTGAATACTCATATGAAACTATTAATAGTAGTGGGAAAAGCACTGAAAAGTTCACTGAGCCCCCATCAACACTAACATTTTCATCTTCAGGTAGTTCGGAAGGTGGGGCAAAAGTAAGTGAAGACGAAGTTATAATAGTAAACGTAAAATGGGAGGACTTTGAAGAGTCATTTGAACTTCATAATAATAGTAAGTAA
- a CDS encoding YdbC family protein: MFVLANIKYEIQENVGTISEGAKGWKRELNLISWNNRDPKYDLRDWDEQHEKMGKGLTLSKEELIKLRDLLNGLDL; encoded by the coding sequence ATGTTCGTTTTGGCAAATATAAAGTATGAAATACAAGAGAATGTTGGAACAATTTCTGAAGGTGCCAAAGGATGGAAAAGGGAATTAAATTTAATAAGCTGGAACAACAGAGATCCAAAATATGATCTGCGTGATTGGGATGAACAACATGAAAAAATGGGAAAAGGCCTAACACTTTCAAAAGAAGAGTTAATAAAATTGAGAGATCTATTAAATGGATTGGATTTGTAG
- a CDS encoding site-specific integrase, with amino-acid sequence MNPKDRHFCSRLVKSIDKFGDRYFEVNHVQICIHDKDKDIIYGHPLSHFIYTKYDDDGKKLNTAKKAADIVCRFLNYVYKKAREGHDNFKELKSKGITGLTRLHGAEFITSKTYDGLEKKSVMDYESCLNRFYDYLKEFNYIEEEFEVTYVIDKKGNTVIETSIFSDPKLRRKLPNNVTVTLKNKDKDGDEDKDKGLEQKRKDFGDDRYYLTQHFIQIARALNTNIALGLCLQFYGGLRLGEVINVTRKDLDVALRKSMEVQVKDNRKLLFSRLKDITKLNPKRLSYLKNNKMAKQTILDNDLVWEVYEEHIKWLDKNLHKMSNPQALFIDDNGNPMSGKVYEKRFNRVKKFFLDSIKDHPIQEDLEKGYWNSHICRGVFTHFLIGMNLTITQIAIARGDKSIDSVFEYIDDKFSQDAIKQALKELKKVDEKEFGLISDDIKNDKWRPQYDITHRNGSIYYRKS; translated from the coding sequence ATGAATCCTAAAGACAGACATTTTTGTTCAAGATTGGTTAAAAGCATAGATAAGTTCGGAGATCGATATTTTGAGGTCAACCACGTTCAAATCTGCATTCATGACAAAGATAAAGATATTATATACGGCCATCCTCTTTCTCATTTTATTTACACAAAATATGATGACGATGGTAAAAAACTAAACACAGCGAAAAAAGCTGCAGACATAGTTTGTAGATTCCTTAATTACGTTTATAAAAAGGCACGTGAAGGTCACGACAATTTTAAAGAGTTGAAAAGTAAAGGTATTACGGGATTGACTCGATTACATGGGGCTGAATTTATTACTAGTAAAACTTATGATGGTCTAGAAAAAAAGTCAGTTATGGATTACGAATCCTGCTTAAACCGCTTCTATGATTATTTAAAAGAATTTAACTATATAGAGGAAGAATTTGAAGTCACCTATGTGATAGATAAAAAAGGAAATACCGTTATTGAAACCTCAATATTTAGTGATCCGAAGTTAAGGAGGAAATTGCCTAATAATGTTACCGTAACTTTAAAAAACAAGGATAAGGATGGGGATGAAGATAAAGATAAAGGTTTAGAACAAAAACGTAAAGACTTCGGCGATGATCGGTATTATCTTACACAGCATTTCATACAAATTGCCAGAGCACTTAATACAAACATTGCACTTGGTCTTTGCTTACAATTTTATGGAGGACTAAGGTTAGGCGAAGTGATAAATGTTACACGTAAAGACTTGGATGTCGCACTTAGGAAATCAATGGAAGTACAAGTTAAAGATAACAGGAAACTACTTTTTTCTAGGCTTAAAGATATTACAAAATTGAATCCTAAACGACTGTCATATCTTAAAAACAATAAAATGGCTAAACAAACCATACTCGATAATGATCTTGTATGGGAAGTCTATGAGGAACATATCAAATGGCTTGATAAAAACCTACATAAAATGAGCAATCCACAAGCATTATTTATTGATGATAATGGAAATCCTATGTCTGGTAAGGTCTATGAAAAGCGATTCAATCGTGTGAAAAAGTTTTTCCTGGATTCTATTAAAGATCACCCTATTCAAGAAGATCTAGAAAAAGGTTATTGGAATTCCCATATCTGTAGAGGTGTGTTTACACACTTTTTAATAGGTATGAACTTAACAATTACTCAAATTGCAATCGCCCGTGGAGATAAAAGCATTGATTCAGTATTTGAATATATTGATGATAAGTTTTCACAAGATGCGATCAAACAGGCCTTGAAAGAATTAAAAAAGGTTGATGAAAAGGAGTTTGGCTTGATTAGCGACGACATTAAGAATGACAAGTGGCGACCTCAATATGATATAACTCACCGAAATGGCTCAATCTACTATCGGAAGTCATAA
- a CDS encoding methyl-accepting chemotaxis protein — MIKTLKAKLFLSLLLVSIVPLLFVSIVLFLKTNQGYDAVLKNEQTVNVESISDRLNSISKELLELSKLYATQPEIIEGFKQGDRDKTALLLEPLFERLQQEHQLDVFELGNANGSVFFRSHNPEKYGDDKSDKPVIQAALQGNELAGFEFGTSGLGVRAFVPIMDNNKVIGTLQTGLNENVIEEITQSMKGIRLIIANVEGDILVASHEKYVGGKLDNSSILKKVSQGEEVSSEAKESLEYYMPLFDPTHTEVIGVIQIVQDTGIIHQLNNQVLIYLAITAIATLIIVIIIAMLLSKSFSTPIKEITIFMGELAKGNLKSSLKNKKRNDEIGQLSHSVVETQTSMRDMLQKISTLSSTVLLESSAMKDACLEINEGSHQIAATMQEIALGSEEQASSSSHLSQQMDLFATGIRQANENGIMVQTSSTEVIHITKQGDFLMKESIQQMDALYEIMNQAVQKVDRLEQQSFEIAKIVNVIQAISNQTNLLR, encoded by the coding sequence ATGATTAAGACATTAAAAGCAAAATTATTTCTTTCACTATTATTAGTATCCATTGTCCCATTATTATTTGTGAGTATAGTTCTTTTTCTAAAAACAAATCAGGGATATGATGCTGTATTAAAAAATGAACAAACCGTTAATGTGGAATCGATTTCCGATCGTTTAAACAGTATATCCAAAGAACTACTTGAGTTATCAAAATTGTATGCTACTCAACCTGAAATAATAGAAGGCTTTAAACAAGGTGACCGTGATAAGACAGCTCTGTTGCTGGAACCATTATTTGAGCGATTACAACAAGAACATCAGTTGGATGTTTTTGAGCTGGGAAATGCAAATGGGTCAGTGTTTTTTAGAAGTCATAACCCGGAAAAGTATGGAGATGACAAAAGTGATAAGCCAGTTATACAAGCTGCATTGCAAGGAAACGAATTAGCTGGTTTTGAATTTGGAACAAGTGGTTTAGGTGTGAGGGCCTTTGTTCCAATTATGGATAACAATAAAGTTATTGGTACATTACAAACAGGCTTAAATGAAAATGTTATAGAAGAAATCACGCAATCAATGAAAGGGATAAGATTAATAATAGCAAATGTAGAAGGTGATATTTTAGTAGCTTCTCATGAAAAATATGTAGGTGGTAAATTAGATAATTCTTCAATCCTTAAAAAAGTTTCACAAGGTGAGGAAGTTTCAAGCGAAGCTAAAGAAAGTTTAGAATACTACATGCCCCTTTTTGATCCAACCCATACAGAAGTCATTGGGGTCATTCAAATTGTCCAGGACACAGGAATCATCCATCAGTTGAATAATCAAGTATTGATATACCTAGCCATTACTGCTATAGCTACTTTAATTATCGTTATTATCATTGCTATGTTATTAAGTAAAAGCTTTTCGACACCTATTAAAGAAATAACCATTTTCATGGGAGAGCTTGCCAAAGGTAACCTGAAAAGTTCATTAAAAAACAAAAAGAGAAATGATGAAATTGGACAGCTTTCTCATTCTGTTGTTGAGACACAGACGAGTATGAGAGATATGTTACAGAAGATTTCTACACTATCCTCAACAGTGCTACTGGAATCATCTGCGATGAAAGACGCATGTTTGGAAATTAATGAGGGAAGTCATCAAATAGCAGCAACAATGCAGGAAATTGCCCTGGGATCAGAAGAGCAAGCAAGTAGTTCCTCTCATTTATCACAACAAATGGACCTTTTTGCAACTGGAATTAGACAGGCTAATGAAAATGGAATCATGGTACAAACATCATCAACAGAGGTTATACACATCACAAAACAAGGTGATTTTTTAATGAAAGAGTCCATTCAGCAGATGGATGCTTTATATGAAATTATGAACCAAGCAGTTCAAAAAGTGGATCGACTTGAACAGCAATCATTTGAAATTGCGAAAATAGTAAATGTCATTCAAGCAATCTCAAATCAAACAAATTTATTAAGATAG